A genomic stretch from Kribbella amoyensis includes:
- a CDS encoding MMPL family transporter, with protein MGRWAARRHWWVIGGWLIVVVGLFVLRSAFGGTYVNNYTVPGSQSSDGLNVLNQDFSKQGGYAGSIVFHAQQGEVSAQGAAVKTSMDNVAKLPDVVSAVDPLSTSPSPYVSKDGSIVNAPVSFSVVPASLDKTYLASLDTAVKPARDAGLEVEYGGGAGQIGRQADDLLSEVIGLGLALLLLYLMFRSVVAAALPLVSAVFSVGGGLAILALLAAVKEFPTTAPTVATLLGLGVAIDYGLFMVSRHREQMDNGMAVEQSIGQTESTSGAAILVAGGTVVIAILGLYVSGVPFVGALGLSSAIVVAVTVLAALTLIPALLGLNRLLVLNRKDRQHLAAEHDLEAALPDEAAVAAHRAEERARRDAKHEQSAFARWGRRVSARPWPYGIVATLLLLVLAIPLLSINLGQLDAGTDPKTDSSRKAYDLIAQGFGPGANGPLTVVVSLDQQNASTNQTTLNNLSSELQKQPGVAAVQPASTNSAGTTAVITVIPTTSPSSDETQDLVNRIRDDVLPGVPDQTYVVGTTAGYVDFTEKVSARMLWLIGAVVLLAFVLLTVAFRSIVIGLKAAVLNLLSVGAAYGVIVAVFQWGWGSSLVGIDEKVPIPSFVPMLMFAIVFGLSMDYEVFLLSRVHEAWTTTQDAHRAVAIGIGATARVITTAAAIMIAVFLSFVLDDDATVKMLAVGMAVAVLIDASVVRMVLVPAVMTLLGDKAWWLPGWLDRIVPDIQLEGGAEPEPQPREPAGVPPGG; from the coding sequence TTGGGGCGGTGGGCCGCTCGGCGGCACTGGTGGGTGATCGGCGGGTGGCTGATCGTCGTGGTGGGGTTGTTCGTGCTGCGGTCGGCTTTCGGCGGGACCTACGTGAACAACTACACGGTGCCCGGCAGCCAGTCGTCGGACGGGCTGAACGTACTCAACCAGGACTTCTCGAAGCAGGGTGGTTACGCGGGGTCGATCGTCTTCCATGCGCAGCAGGGGGAGGTCTCGGCGCAGGGGGCGGCCGTGAAGACCTCGATGGACAACGTGGCCAAGTTGCCCGATGTCGTGTCGGCGGTGGATCCGTTGTCGACCTCGCCATCGCCTTATGTGTCGAAGGACGGGAGCATCGTCAACGCGCCGGTGTCGTTCTCGGTCGTGCCGGCTTCGCTCGACAAGACGTACCTGGCTTCGCTGGACACCGCGGTGAAGCCGGCGCGGGATGCCGGGCTCGAGGTGGAGTACGGCGGGGGCGCCGGCCAGATCGGGCGGCAGGCCGACGACCTCTTGTCGGAGGTGATCGGGCTCGGGCTCGCGTTGCTCCTGCTGTACTTGATGTTCCGCTCGGTCGTGGCGGCCGCGTTGCCGTTGGTCTCGGCGGTGTTCAGCGTCGGCGGTGGGCTCGCCATACTGGCTCTGCTCGCGGCGGTGAAGGAGTTCCCGACAACGGCACCCACCGTGGCCACGTTGCTCGGGCTCGGGGTCGCGATCGACTACGGCTTGTTCATGGTGTCGCGGCATCGCGAGCAGATGGACAACGGGATGGCGGTCGAGCAGTCGATCGGGCAGACGGAATCGACGTCCGGGGCAGCGATCCTCGTGGCCGGCGGGACCGTGGTGATCGCGATCCTCGGCCTGTACGTGTCGGGGGTGCCGTTCGTCGGGGCGCTCGGGTTGTCGTCCGCGATCGTCGTCGCCGTGACCGTGCTCGCGGCGTTGACGCTCATCCCCGCGTTGCTCGGACTGAACCGCCTGCTGGTCCTGAACCGGAAGGATCGGCAGCACCTCGCGGCGGAGCACGATCTCGAGGCGGCTCTCCCGGACGAGGCGGCGGTCGCGGCGCACCGGGCCGAGGAACGGGCTCGCCGTGACGCCAAGCACGAGCAGTCCGCGTTCGCCCGGTGGGGCCGCCGGGTCAGCGCGCGCCCGTGGCCGTACGGGATCGTGGCGACGCTGTTGCTGCTGGTGCTCGCGATCCCGTTGCTGTCCATCAACCTCGGCCAGCTGGACGCCGGGACGGACCCGAAGACGGACTCGAGCCGGAAGGCGTACGACCTGATCGCGCAGGGATTCGGTCCCGGGGCGAACGGGCCGTTGACCGTGGTCGTCTCGCTCGACCAGCAGAACGCGAGTACCAACCAGACCACCCTGAACAACCTGTCCAGCGAGCTCCAGAAGCAACCCGGGGTCGCGGCCGTGCAACCGGCGTCGACCAACTCCGCCGGGACCACGGCCGTCATCACCGTCATCCCGACCACGTCACCGTCGTCGGACGAGACCCAGGACCTGGTGAACCGGATCCGCGACGACGTCCTGCCCGGGGTACCGGACCAGACCTACGTGGTCGGGACCACCGCCGGGTACGTCGACTTCACCGAGAAGGTGTCGGCGCGGATGCTCTGGCTGATCGGGGCCGTCGTGCTGCTCGCGTTCGTGCTGCTCACGGTGGCGTTCCGGTCGATCGTCATCGGGTTGAAGGCGGCCGTGCTGAACCTGCTGTCGGTGGGCGCGGCGTACGGGGTGATCGTGGCCGTGTTCCAGTGGGGCTGGGGGTCCTCGCTGGTCGGGATCGACGAGAAGGTGCCGATCCCGTCGTTCGTGCCGATGCTGATGTTCGCGATCGTGTTCGGGTTGTCGATGGACTACGAGGTGTTCCTGTTGTCGCGCGTGCACGAGGCGTGGACGACGACCCAGGACGCCCACCGCGCGGTGGCGATCGGGATCGGGGCGACGGCCCGGGTGATCACGACCGCGGCGGCGATCATGATCGCGGTGTTCCTCAGCTTCGTGCTGGACGACGACGCGACCGTGAAGATGCTCGCGGTCGGGATGGCGGTCGCCGTCCTGATCGACGCCAGCGTGGTCCGGATGGTGCTGGTGCCGGCCGTGATGACGCTGCTCGGGGACAAGGCCTGGTGGCTGCCGGGCTGGCTGGACCGGATCGTCCCGGACATCCAGCTCGAGGGCGGCGCCGAACCGGAGCCGCAGCCGCGGGAGCCCGCCGGTGTCCCGCCCGGCGGATGA
- the hemW gene encoding radical SAM family heme chaperone HemW, giving the protein MPSTLPEGEVAPRDGSLPESAVAEAGERPFGFYLHVPYCASRCGYCDFNTYTAKELGGGASQASYARTAVEEVRLARRVLTDLDRPVDTVFFGGGTPTLLPAEDLGAMLAAVRDEFGLAADAEVTTEANPESVDPAYLEALLEAGFTRVSFGMQSASSHVLRILDRQHTPGRALQAVKEATAAGFEHVNLDLIYGTPGESLDDWRLSLESALSADPDHVSAYALIVEDGTQLARRVRRGELPMPDDDDLADKYGLADELLSGAGLGWYEVSNWARTDAARCRHNELYWRGDTWWGIGPGAHSHVGGVRWWNVKHPTAYSERLAAGESPAHARELLDDETRRIERVLLEIRLRAGLPLDVLDEAGRAAAGELLGDLLVREQDHLVLTPRGRLLADAVVRDLLP; this is encoded by the coding sequence GTGCCGTCGACATTGCCCGAGGGGGAGGTTGCGCCCCGGGACGGGTCGCTGCCGGAGAGCGCTGTTGCCGAGGCCGGCGAGCGGCCTTTCGGGTTCTACCTGCACGTGCCGTACTGCGCTTCCCGGTGCGGCTATTGCGACTTCAACACCTATACCGCCAAGGAGCTCGGCGGCGGTGCTTCGCAGGCCTCGTACGCGCGGACCGCGGTCGAGGAAGTGCGGCTGGCGCGGCGGGTGCTGACCGATCTGGACCGGCCGGTGGACACGGTGTTCTTCGGTGGTGGGACGCCCACTCTGTTGCCGGCCGAGGATCTCGGAGCGATGCTGGCCGCGGTCCGGGACGAGTTCGGGCTGGCCGCGGACGCGGAGGTCACGACCGAGGCGAATCCGGAGTCCGTCGACCCGGCGTACCTGGAGGCCCTGCTCGAGGCCGGGTTCACCCGGGTCAGCTTCGGGATGCAGAGCGCGTCCTCGCACGTGCTGCGGATCCTCGATCGGCAGCACACTCCTGGTCGCGCGCTGCAGGCGGTGAAGGAGGCGACGGCCGCCGGGTTCGAGCACGTGAACCTCGACCTCATCTACGGCACGCCCGGCGAGTCCCTCGACGACTGGCGGCTCTCGCTGGAGTCGGCGCTGTCGGCCGACCCGGACCACGTGAGCGCGTACGCGTTGATCGTCGAGGACGGTACCCAGCTGGCTCGCCGGGTCCGCCGGGGCGAGCTGCCGATGCCCGACGACGACGACCTCGCCGACAAGTACGGGCTCGCCGACGAACTGCTCAGCGGCGCCGGCCTCGGTTGGTACGAGGTGTCGAACTGGGCGCGGACCGACGCGGCGCGCTGCCGGCACAACGAGCTGTACTGGCGTGGCGACACCTGGTGGGGGATCGGGCCGGGCGCGCACAGCCACGTCGGCGGCGTCCGGTGGTGGAACGTGAAGCACCCGACCGCGTACTCCGAGCGGCTGGCCGCAGGCGAGAGCCCGGCGCACGCGCGCGAACTCCTCGACGACGAGACCCGCCGGATCGAACGCGTACTGCTGGAGATCCGCCTCCGCGCGGGCCTGCCGCTCGACGTGCTCGACGAAGCCGGCCGAGCCGCGGCCGGCGAACTCCTCGGCGACCTGCTGGTCCGCGAGCAGGACCACCTGGTCCTCACCCCCCGCGGCCGCCTCCTCGCCGATGCCGTCGTCCGCGACCTCCTGCCCTGA
- a CDS encoding polysaccharide lyase 8 family protein → MPSFIRRRLLLQAGLAGCALTAVDLRLGTPSRAADEFDTLRTRWTAMNTGGAIDPAEPEYADALARLSADAQGFLDTLDTSATRTALWPDLPLGPTTGNFSISYTRLRTIALARATQGTTLSGDPAERLVQALDFLNAKAYNETLPETGNWWFWEIGAPKALLDTCAFAVDLLDADRVAKYLRAVDRFVPDPNRRTNSPSLRETGANRVDKALIVALRGIVGKSADKVAAARDALSDVAEAGKNSVFTYVTSGDGFYRDGSFVQHGNLAYVGTYGNVALGGVANLFALLGGSTWQITDPNRSVILDAVEASFAPFVVNGLMMDSVSGRAISRERAGDHRNGHGTTSSVLLLAGGAAEPYASRYKELAKGWITRDRLSDYLTGASIPEISRAKAVLDDAAVVAAPARPRHFQFHNQDRVVHRRDGWTFALALSSKRMARYEFGNGENLRGWYVGDGMTYLYNDDHSQYYDAFWPTVDAQRMPGTTVSTKPRQPHGSGGGTGTTAAYAEWVGGASYQGRAGAVGMHLINHDKSLQARKSWFCLSDSVVALGAGIAGTDGYAAETVVENRNLHVDGVAALSIDGTTHPVDQGWSGSFEGPRWAHLDGVGGYLFPAGGTLRAARTERTGSWREINTGNDTAGSTTPITRRYLSLVLDHGVDPVDGGYAYILVPGATKRRTAELARDPGITVLANSATVQAVRSARDQLVLANFWAAGSAGGITATGPASVVAGKDGPTLRIAVSEPSRTVQTVRVTVDERCGDLVSKDAAVTVVATGKQIVLDIAVGGSRGATHTATFRR, encoded by the coding sequence ATGCCGTCCTTCATCCGCCGACGCCTGCTCCTGCAGGCCGGTCTCGCTGGTTGTGCCCTCACCGCCGTCGACCTGAGACTCGGTACCCCGAGCCGGGCGGCCGACGAGTTCGACACCCTGCGCACGCGCTGGACAGCGATGAACACCGGCGGCGCGATCGATCCCGCCGAGCCCGAGTACGCCGACGCGCTGGCCCGGCTCAGCGCCGACGCCCAAGGGTTCCTCGACACCCTGGACACCAGCGCGACCCGCACCGCGCTCTGGCCGGACCTGCCGCTCGGACCGACGACGGGCAACTTCTCGATCAGCTACACCCGGCTCCGGACGATCGCCCTCGCCCGCGCGACCCAGGGCACCACCTTGTCCGGCGACCCGGCCGAGCGGCTCGTCCAGGCGCTCGACTTCCTGAACGCCAAGGCGTACAACGAGACCCTCCCGGAGACCGGTAACTGGTGGTTCTGGGAGATCGGCGCCCCGAAGGCGCTGCTCGACACCTGCGCGTTCGCGGTCGACCTGCTCGACGCCGACCGGGTCGCCAAGTACCTGCGGGCCGTCGACCGCTTCGTCCCGGACCCGAACCGCCGGACCAACTCCCCGTCACTGCGCGAGACCGGTGCGAACCGTGTCGACAAGGCGCTGATCGTCGCCCTCCGCGGCATCGTCGGCAAGTCCGCCGACAAGGTGGCCGCGGCCCGGGACGCGCTGAGCGACGTGGCCGAAGCCGGCAAGAACAGCGTCTTCACGTACGTCACCAGCGGCGACGGGTTCTACCGGGACGGCTCGTTCGTCCAGCACGGCAACCTCGCGTACGTCGGGACCTACGGCAACGTGGCCCTCGGTGGTGTGGCCAACCTGTTCGCCCTGCTCGGTGGATCGACCTGGCAGATCACGGACCCGAACCGCAGCGTGATCCTCGACGCGGTGGAGGCGAGCTTCGCGCCGTTCGTCGTCAACGGGCTGATGATGGACAGCGTCTCCGGCCGCGCCATCTCCCGGGAACGCGCCGGCGACCATCGCAACGGCCACGGCACCACGTCCAGCGTGCTGCTGCTCGCCGGGGGAGCCGCGGAGCCGTACGCGAGCCGGTACAAGGAACTCGCCAAGGGCTGGATCACCCGTGATCGGCTAAGCGACTACCTCACCGGCGCGTCGATCCCGGAGATCTCCCGGGCCAAGGCGGTCCTCGACGACGCGGCCGTGGTCGCGGCACCGGCGCGACCGCGGCACTTCCAGTTCCACAACCAGGACCGCGTGGTCCATCGGCGCGACGGCTGGACCTTCGCGCTCGCGCTGTCGTCGAAGCGGATGGCGCGGTACGAGTTCGGCAACGGCGAGAACCTGCGCGGCTGGTACGTCGGCGACGGGATGACATATCTCTACAACGACGACCACTCGCAGTACTACGACGCGTTCTGGCCGACCGTCGACGCGCAACGGATGCCGGGCACAACGGTCAGTACCAAGCCCCGGCAACCGCACGGCAGCGGCGGCGGGACCGGGACGACGGCGGCGTACGCCGAGTGGGTCGGCGGGGCGTCGTACCAGGGCCGGGCCGGCGCGGTCGGGATGCACCTGATCAACCACGACAAGTCCTTGCAGGCAAGGAAGTCCTGGTTCTGCCTGTCCGACTCGGTGGTCGCGCTGGGTGCCGGGATCGCGGGCACCGACGGGTACGCCGCCGAGACCGTGGTCGAGAACCGGAACCTGCACGTGGACGGCGTCGCGGCGCTGTCGATCGACGGCACGACGCACCCCGTGGATCAAGGCTGGTCCGGCTCGTTCGAAGGACCACGCTGGGCGCATCTGGACGGCGTCGGCGGGTACCTCTTCCCGGCCGGCGGGACGTTGCGCGCGGCAAGGACCGAGCGGACCGGATCCTGGCGGGAGATCAACACCGGCAACGACACGGCCGGTTCGACGACGCCGATCACCCGGCGGTACCTGTCCCTGGTCCTCGACCACGGCGTGGATCCGGTCGACGGCGGCTACGCGTACATCCTGGTGCCGGGGGCCACCAAGCGGCGGACTGCCGAGCTGGCCCGGGACCCGGGGATCACGGTGCTCGCGAACTCGGCGACCGTGCAGGCGGTCCGGTCCGCTCGCGACCAGCTGGTGCTGGCGAACTTCTGGGCAGCCGGATCGGCGGGTGGGATCACCGCGACCGGGCCCGCGTCCGTGGTGGCCGGGAAGGACGGGCCGACCCTGCGGATCGCGGTCTCCGAACCGAGCCGGACCGTCCAGACCGTCCGCGTCACCGTCGACGAACGCTGCGGCGACCTGGTCAGCAAGGACGCCGCCGTCACCGTCGTTGCCACTGGCAAGCAGATCGTGCTCGACATCGCCGTCGGCGGCAGCCGGGGAGCCACCCACACAGCCACCTTCCGGCGCTGA
- a CDS encoding M60 family metallopeptidase, whose protein sequence is MPHVRPTLRRQRRTVSALAAVLTLADVTAVHASAVPATETITATASPAAEVNHTFVIQALPSARTTELDRTQNSLSNTELRSTGFYLPAATALNVVVHDGSLLPTLVVGAPDADARKEFKAPREYQLRVGRNTVIDAGGGVVYLKLIGSTGQAKVSLGDQARPMPYFVLGRTTEAEFQQQLDERTTPYVELVAPHTMITVERESALKFRTENHATLLSTYEDIVRIEDALSGFDGSSSLHARQAHPYHFVGYPAAITGVGAYATHGHMSFPPPIQDRMLTVEGLRTRGWGIYHELGHQHQQITYKPSSLTEVTVNLYSLAVNAEFATKYGQVPRLHAPDAKTGLTPWQSAPGKLRQPGVNYGTTFDPYEKLVMFEQLRMAFGPDFWPGLHKLVRVERPAAGSYTDEALRLRNFVVLTSRTAGYDLRDFFQAWGFPVDAEAISQLDALGLTPPPVDPTTLRQTPPS, encoded by the coding sequence ATGCCGCACGTCCGACCCACTCTTCGCCGGCAGCGAAGGACAGTCTCCGCCCTGGCCGCGGTCCTCACCCTGGCCGACGTCACCGCCGTCCACGCGTCCGCAGTACCGGCCACGGAGACGATCACCGCGACGGCCTCGCCGGCCGCGGAGGTCAACCACACCTTCGTGATCCAGGCGTTGCCCTCGGCAAGGACCACCGAGCTGGACCGCACCCAGAACTCGCTCAGCAACACCGAGCTGCGGTCCACCGGCTTCTACCTGCCCGCGGCGACCGCGCTCAACGTCGTCGTGCACGACGGCAGCCTGCTCCCGACCCTCGTCGTCGGAGCCCCGGACGCCGACGCCCGCAAGGAGTTCAAGGCACCCCGGGAGTACCAGCTCCGGGTCGGCCGCAACACCGTCATCGACGCGGGTGGTGGCGTCGTCTACCTGAAGCTGATCGGCAGCACCGGCCAGGCCAAGGTCAGCCTCGGCGACCAGGCCCGGCCGATGCCGTACTTCGTCCTCGGCCGCACCACCGAGGCCGAGTTCCAGCAGCAGCTCGACGAGCGGACCACCCCGTACGTCGAACTCGTCGCACCGCACACCATGATCACCGTCGAACGCGAGTCGGCGCTCAAGTTCCGCACCGAGAACCACGCCACCCTGCTGTCCACCTACGAGGACATCGTCCGGATCGAGGACGCGCTGAGCGGGTTCGACGGATCCTCGTCGCTGCACGCCCGGCAGGCGCACCCGTACCATTTCGTCGGCTACCCGGCCGCGATCACCGGAGTGGGCGCCTACGCGACGCACGGGCACATGTCGTTCCCGCCGCCGATCCAGGACCGGATGCTCACCGTCGAGGGCCTGCGCACCCGGGGCTGGGGGATCTACCACGAGCTCGGGCACCAGCACCAGCAGATCACCTACAAGCCGAGCTCGCTCACCGAGGTCACGGTCAACCTGTACTCGCTGGCCGTCAACGCCGAGTTCGCCACCAAGTACGGGCAGGTGCCGAGGTTGCACGCCCCGGACGCGAAGACCGGACTGACCCCGTGGCAGAGCGCACCGGGCAAGCTGCGGCAACCGGGCGTGAACTACGGCACCACCTTCGATCCGTACGAGAAACTGGTGATGTTCGAGCAGTTGCGGATGGCCTTCGGCCCGGACTTCTGGCCGGGGCTGCACAAGCTCGTCCGGGTCGAGCGGCCGGCTGCGGGCAGCTACACCGACGAGGCCTTGCGGCTGCGCAACTTCGTCGTGCTGACCAGCCGGACCGCCGGGTACGACCTGAGGGACTTCTTCCAGGCCTGGGGATTCCCCGTCGACGCCGAGGCGATCAGCCAGCTCGACGCGCTCGGCCTCACCCCGCCGCCGGTCGACCCGACCACCCTCCGGCAGACCCCGCCCAGCTGA
- a CDS encoding alpha-L-fucosidase: MTADTSWLTEARLGLFVHWGIYAAAARHEWVKSYERLTDEDYQPYFDHFEPDLYDPEQWAEDAWAAGMRYLVITTKHHDGFCLWDSALTDYKATKTPWGKDLLAPMVEAFRARGFKIGLYHSLLDWHHPDFPVDLYHPQRDDVDFIDRTADRDVTKYADYLHGQVRELLTEYGKIDVLWFDFSYAGRGFNAKGPDEWRSAELLAMARELQPGILVNNRLGLGQGDFTTPEQVQPPGNEVAAGNGTQVPWEACHTLNGSWGYHRDNHDWKSPALLIRMLVDSVSKGGNMLLNVGPNGRGAWEPRALEVLAGIGAWMRLHERSIRGCGPSVHVPPADCRFTQNGNRLYLHVFAWPMGHLHLPGLADRVEYAQFLHDASEVRRVKVDPHEPGHTYLAGLPDNTLTLKLPNRAPDVDSVVIELFLRG, encoded by the coding sequence ATGACCGCTGACACCAGCTGGCTGACCGAGGCCCGGCTCGGGTTGTTCGTGCACTGGGGCATCTACGCGGCCGCCGCGCGGCACGAGTGGGTGAAGTCGTACGAACGGCTGACCGACGAGGACTACCAGCCGTACTTCGACCACTTCGAGCCCGACCTGTACGACCCCGAGCAGTGGGCCGAGGACGCGTGGGCCGCCGGGATGCGGTACCTGGTCATCACCACCAAGCACCACGACGGGTTCTGCCTGTGGGACTCGGCGCTCACCGACTACAAGGCGACCAAGACGCCGTGGGGCAAGGACCTGCTCGCCCCGATGGTCGAGGCGTTCCGTGCCCGCGGGTTCAAGATCGGGCTGTACCACTCGCTGCTGGACTGGCACCATCCCGACTTCCCCGTCGACCTCTACCACCCGCAGCGCGACGACGTGGACTTCATCGACCGGACCGCTGACCGCGACGTCACGAAGTACGCGGACTACCTGCACGGGCAGGTCCGCGAGCTGCTCACCGAATACGGGAAGATCGACGTGCTGTGGTTCGACTTCTCCTACGCCGGTCGTGGGTTCAACGCGAAGGGGCCGGACGAGTGGCGGTCCGCCGAGCTGCTCGCGATGGCCCGGGAGCTGCAGCCGGGGATCCTCGTGAACAACCGGCTCGGTCTCGGCCAGGGCGACTTCACCACGCCGGAACAGGTACAGCCGCCGGGCAACGAGGTGGCCGCGGGCAACGGTACGCAGGTGCCGTGGGAGGCGTGCCACACGCTCAACGGCAGCTGGGGCTATCACCGTGACAACCACGACTGGAAGTCGCCGGCGCTGCTCATCCGGATGCTGGTCGACTCGGTGTCGAAGGGCGGCAACATGCTGCTCAACGTCGGCCCGAACGGCCGCGGCGCCTGGGAACCGCGGGCGCTCGAGGTCCTGGCCGGGATCGGTGCCTGGATGCGGCTGCACGAACGCTCGATCCGTGGCTGCGGGCCGAGCGTCCACGTCCCGCCGGCGGACTGCCGCTTCACCCAGAACGGCAACCGGCTGTACCTGCACGTCTTCGCCTGGCCGATGGGCCATCTCCACCTGCCGGGTCTGGCCGACCGGGTCGAGTACGCGCAGTTCCTGCACGATGCCTCCGAGGTCCGCCGGGTGAAGGTGGATCCGCACGAGCCGGGCCACACGTACCTGGCCGGGCTGCCGGACAACACGTTGACGCTCAAGCTGCCCAACCGGGCGCCGGACGTCGACAGCGTCGTGATCGAGCTCTTCCTCCGCGGCTGA
- a CDS encoding extracellular solute-binding protein, with product MTTPTSRPAGLSRRSFLRSAVGVAAMSAIGVPTLAACSSGGAAGGTARASSLTLPTYVAFAGPKPDLPGTADGVPPGYRVYPKDLVTTVEKPPLSGGKVSVMTNIFDPLPPSKDKNSAWQEVERKLGGSLDLTIVPASDWETKFQTVLAANELPDLTLLADPAAVNNLPAFLAAKCADLTPYLSGDKVKEYPNLANVPAIVWQACVVDDKLYGLPIPRSITGGSGFYNQRHLDEAGVGYPTSAEEFLAACKALTKPQQGRWAIVNSKGNTFFTMIQHMFGVPNGWRSDGGKLVRSFETEQYKAALEFAVQLVKAGVVVPGSDGIDSQARKNAFKAGKGAFVYDGFPAYPDYVKDMHRLDAKNDPRAFVPIAPAGGKAVTWSDNILFAYTLMKKADEARVKELLGVANFFAAPFGSTENLLLSYGVEGVDFTRDANGNPKQNAKGEAELTVPWKYIAGPPQTLFNADDPTYVDKAHADLGKLIALVVEDPTANLISPTDDKSGGDLGQALTDVRNDVIAGRKPMTAFDAAVKKWAKDGGDKIRGEFEQALGGASPR from the coding sequence GTGACCACCCCCACCTCCCGGCCGGCGGGCCTCAGCCGGCGCAGCTTCCTGCGCAGTGCGGTCGGCGTCGCCGCGATGAGCGCGATCGGTGTCCCCACGCTCGCCGCCTGCAGCAGCGGCGGCGCGGCCGGCGGGACGGCCCGCGCCTCGTCGCTCACCCTGCCGACCTACGTCGCGTTCGCGGGTCCGAAGCCGGACCTGCCCGGCACCGCCGACGGCGTCCCGCCGGGGTACCGGGTCTATCCCAAGGACCTGGTCACCACGGTCGAGAAGCCCCCGCTGTCCGGCGGCAAGGTCAGCGTGATGACGAACATCTTCGACCCGTTGCCGCCGTCGAAGGACAAGAACTCGGCCTGGCAGGAGGTCGAACGCAAGCTCGGCGGCAGCCTGGACCTGACCATCGTCCCGGCGAGCGACTGGGAGACGAAGTTCCAGACCGTGCTGGCCGCGAACGAACTGCCCGACCTCACCCTGCTCGCCGACCCGGCCGCGGTGAACAACCTGCCCGCGTTCCTGGCCGCGAAGTGCGCCGACCTGACCCCGTACCTGTCCGGTGACAAGGTCAAGGAGTACCCGAACCTGGCGAACGTGCCCGCGATCGTCTGGCAGGCGTGCGTGGTGGACGACAAGCTGTACGGCCTACCGATCCCGCGCAGCATCACCGGCGGTTCCGGGTTCTACAACCAGCGGCACCTGGACGAGGCCGGTGTCGGGTACCCGACATCGGCCGAGGAGTTCCTCGCCGCGTGCAAGGCGCTGACCAAACCGCAGCAGGGCCGCTGGGCGATCGTGAACTCCAAGGGCAACACGTTCTTCACGATGATCCAGCACATGTTCGGCGTCCCGAACGGCTGGCGCTCCGACGGCGGCAAGCTGGTCCGTAGCTTCGAGACCGAGCAGTACAAGGCCGCGCTCGAGTTCGCTGTCCAGCTGGTCAAGGCCGGCGTCGTGGTGCCCGGTTCGGACGGGATCGACAGCCAGGCCCGCAAGAACGCGTTCAAGGCCGGCAAGGGCGCCTTCGTGTACGACGGGTTCCCGGCGTACCCGGACTACGTGAAGGACATGCACCGGCTGGACGCCAAGAACGACCCGCGCGCGTTCGTCCCGATCGCGCCGGCCGGTGGCAAGGCGGTCACCTGGTCCGACAACATCCTGTTCGCGTACACCCTGATGAAGAAGGCCGACGAGGCCCGCGTGAAGGAGCTGCTCGGCGTCGCGAACTTCTTCGCCGCCCCGTTCGGCAGTACCGAGAACCTGTTGCTCAGCTACGGCGTCGAGGGCGTGGACTTCACCCGGGACGCGAACGGGAACCCGAAGCAGAACGCCAAGGGCGAGGCCGAGCTGACCGTGCCGTGGAAGTACATCGCCGGTCCTCCGCAGACCTTGTTCAACGCCGACGACCCGACGTACGTCGACAAGGCGCACGCGGACCTCGGCAAGCTGATCGCGCTGGTGGTCGAGGACCCGACCGCGAACCTGATCTCGCCGACCGACGACAAGTCCGGCGGCGACCTGGGCCAGGCACTGACCGACGTCCGCAACGACGTGATCGCCGGGCGCAAGCCGATGACGGCGTTCGACGCCGCGGTGAAGAAGTGGGCCAAGGACGGCGGCGACAAGATCCGGGGCGAGTTCGAGCAGGCGCTGGGCGGTGCGTCGCCGCGATGA